The proteins below come from a single Antennarius striatus isolate MH-2024 chromosome 18, ASM4005453v1, whole genome shotgun sequence genomic window:
- the LOC137612729 gene encoding uncharacterized protein yields the protein MTSKGKRKCATVCFAAALILSCLLVPMTSCQRLKKSNRRERSKGTRMTNFQEGRIVFGRAFEKGADLLSPITGVKMRSNVSAVEDATYQADSAGWVKGQTQDSKEAIWKRLSSSLQCGGDQLKFKAIGHGASQFAVEQGNASPVPLSQIPSSCGYNMHRNTFALVMLVPYDGCNMVQEGENYVLPMRWQGIPVSLWCPKHTPFLVTGTPGPTTTAVPITTTEAPTTTTAAPVTTTAAPTAKSPAKRPELPLVPQFPFFYPPMFPYFQAPFPVTAPTTIAAPVTTTEAPTTMAPVTTTEAPTTMAPVTTTEAPTTMAPVTTTAAPTAKRPELPQVPQFPFFYPPMFPYFQPPLPVAAVPAPTTAAPVTTAAPTTAAPVITTAAPTTAVPVTTTAATTTHAPAKRPELPQVPQFPFYPPIFPYFRPPLPVATPTTTAAPVTTTEATTATTVAPATPMEKPAAGHLQMFQFPFPPYSHPLPWSSLPQPPYLKPLFDFAPYVPMFSQHPYSFPQYFHPQVQPPHPVVEQEQEPTMPATTTTTTTTTTTTTAAPEKTEVVRSQDSQQVYQFPFLQYRHP from the exons ATGACGTCGAAAGGGAAGAGGAAATGTGCGACCGTTTGCTTTGCTGCTGCTTTAATTCTCTCCTGTCTGTTGGTGCCAATGACAAGTTGTCAACGACTGAAGAAATCAAATAGACGAGAAAGAAGTAAAGGAACTAGAATGACAAATTTTCAGGAGGGGAGAATCGTGTTCGGGAGAGCTTTTGAAAAAGGAGCAGACCTCCTTTCTCCAATCACCGGTGTGAAGATGAGGTCAAATGTATCTGCGGTGGAGGATGCTACTTATCAAGCAGATTCTGCTG GCTGGGTTAAAGGACAAACACAAGATAGCAAAGAGGCCATATGGAAGCGGTTGTCATCTTCTCTGCAATGTGGTGGGGATCAGCTGAAGTTTAAAGCAATAGGACATGGAGCTTCACAGTTTGCAGTGGAACAAG GGAATGCTTCACCAGTACCTCTGTCCCAGATTCCATCCTCCTGTGGCTACAACATGCACAGGAACACCTTTGCACTTGTTATGTTGGTTCCTTACGATGGCTGCAACATGGTTCAAGAG GGTGAAAATTATGTGCTCCCAATGCGTTGGCAGGGAATCCCAGTCTCTCTCTGGTGTCCAAAGCACACTCCTTTTCTGGTAACTGGAACACCTGGACCAACCACGACAGCAGTGCCTATCACTACTACAGAGGCACCAACGACCACGACGGCAGCGCCTGTTACTACCACAGCTGCACCAACTGCAAAGTCACCTGCAAAGAGACCAGAATTGCCTCTAGTTCCACAATTCCCCTTCTTCTACCCTCCAATGTTTCCTTACTTTCAAGCACCATTTCCAGTTACTGCACCAACCACAATAGCGGCGCCTGTCACAACTACAGAGGCGCCAACTACGATGGCGCCTGTCACAACTACAGAGGCGCCAACTACGATGGCGCCTGTCACTACTACAGAGGCGCCAACTACGATGGCGCCTGTCACTACTACAGCTGCGCCAACTGCAAAGAGACCAGAGTTGCCTCAAGTTCCACAATTCCCCTTTTTCTACCCTCCGATGTTCCCTTACTTTCAACCACCTCTGCCAGTGGCTGCAGTACCTGCACCAACAACTGCAGCGCCTGTCACGACCGCTGCACCAACAACTGCAGCGCCTGTCATCACAACAGCTGCACCAACAACTGCAGTGCCTGTCACTACCACTGCTGCAACGACCACCCACGCGCCTGCAAAAAGGCCAGAGTTGCCCCAAGTTCCACAATTCCCCTTTTACCCGCCAATATTTCCCTACTTTCGACCACCTCTTCCAGTTGCTACGCCAACCACAACGGCAGCGCCTGTTACTACTACAGAGGCAACAACGGCGACAACAGTTGCACCTGCCACACCAATGGAAAAGCCAGCTGCTGGTCATCTCCAAATGTTTCAGTTTCCTTTCCCACCTTATAGCCATCCCCTTCCCTGGTCTTCCCTACCTCAGCCACCGTACTTAAAACCCTTGTTTGACTTTGCACCGTATGTGCCCATGTTTTCTCAACATCCCTATAGTTTTCCTCAGTATTTTCACCCCCAGGTTCAGCCTCCCCATCCAGTAGTTGAGCAGGAGCAAGAACCAACGATGCCTGCAACgaccactaccactaccacgACCACAACCACTACGACGGCAGCACCTGAGAAAACGGAGGTTGTTCGATCACAGGACTCTCAGCAAGTTTACCAATTTCCATTTTTGCAATATCGCCATCCATGA
- the LOC137612445 gene encoding glutamate-rich protein 6, translated as MRTLSSAKRGRKTRRQYQRAVQGLPHQHLQEYTVKCEFCGEKAKPSLDLSREQQAALNFCCAKRQQLHGMLEKQRCLVGQRSSLKLSISTSLGDEPDTEEIPFQVREMDDPNKFLMGLQCGLEEQAELTVFEDDSTQTPVAETSAPEFKVLSFRLSCNKENGRWTVYSSTEAEEHPKIEEEEQVLIPQCNHKPLKFGLCYHQGGSDVLQRIYSSGEKFLTAFPDGSAQVFYPSGLLALIVIVTRDNGRVCIVYDDIDVPCQPVRAMFQSDGRATCYQSNGNIWLSLNRSGGQCLDENGSKVRHWSWNGRSLTPTQLHPIFLSLNKNVGVRVLGREQAFVSFLAKGQQAKFSVGNCSAQNGCQTDNQQSVLKEEQFVLAARMRILLVVKNIHQYLATPSHRTCRRTDKVLTSTSLPRGFW; from the exons ATGCGCACACTTTCCAGCGCCAAGCGAGGGCGCAAGACCCGCAG GCAATACCAGAGGGCTGTCCAAGGTCTACCG CACCAACACCTGCAAGAGTACACAGTAAAATGTGAGTTCTGTGGAGAAAAAGCCAAACCTTCACTGGATTTATCGAGGGAGCAGCAG GCAGCTCTGAACTTCTGCTGTGCCAAGAGACAGCAGCTGCATGGGATGCTGGAGAAGCAGAGATGTTTAGTTGGACAGAGAAGTAGCCTGAAGCTCAGTATATCAACTTCACTAGGAGACGAGCCAGACACAGAGGAAATCCCCTTCCAAGTCAGAGAGATGGACGATCCCAACAAGTTTCTTATGGGCTTACAATGTGGACTTga AGAACAAGCAGAGCTGACAGTGTTTGAGGATGACTCAACTCAGACACCTGTAGCTGAGACCT CTGCTCCAGaattcaaggtgctcagcttcCGGCTCTCTTGTAACAAAGAAAATGGACGCTGGACAGTATATTCTAGCACTGAAGCCGAGGAACACCCAAAAatagaagaagaggagcaggtGTTGATTCCCCAGTGCAACCACAAGCCACTTAAATTTGGCTTGTGTTATCACCAG GGAGGGTCAGATGTTCTACAGAGGATTTATTCAAGTGGTGAGAAATTTCTCACTGCATTCCCTGATGGCTCTGCTCAGGTCTT CTATCCCTCAGGCCTCTTGGCTCTCATTGTCATTGTCACAAGAGACAATGGAAGGGTCTGCATTGTATATGACGACATTGATGTTCCCTGTCAACCTGTGAGAGCAATGTTCCAGTCTGATGGCAGGGCAACATGTTATCAAAGCAATGGAAACATATG GCTGAGCTTAAACAGATCAGGTGGTCAGTGTTTGGATGAGAATGGTTCAAAGGTTCGTCACTGGAGTTGGAACGGTCGGAGTCTGACCCCCACTCAGCTGCACCCCATCTTCTTGTCTCTCAACAAAAATGTTGGGGTCCGAGTCCTGGGGAGGGAACAAGCATTTGTGTCCTTCCTGGCAAAAGGCCAACAGGCAAAGTTCAGCGTGGGTAACTGCTCTGCTCAG AATGGATGTCAAACAGACAATCAACAATCTGTTTTAAAAGAGGAGCAGTTTGTGTTGGCAGCCAGGATGAGGATCTTGTTGGTCGTCAAGAACATTCACCAGTACCTGGCGACCCCCTCCCATCGCACCTGTCGAAGAACAGACAAGGTCCTCACCTCCACGTCACTGCCCAGAGGGTTCTGGTAG